GTATTACTTTATCTTTGGAAAAATCAAAATCTAAACTTATTTAAGACTTCAAAACATATAATAATATACATAACATAGGATGTGAAACGATGTCAAATAATATTAAAACAACCGTAGAAGAATTACGTAAATTAATAAGTGTTGATAATGTAATCGGAACACCTATTGAAACCGATGATAAAATCCTCATTCCCGTAATGAAAATGGGAGTTGGATTCGGAGCCGGTGAAAACATCTTAGGCGGACAAGGCGCAGATTTAGCTGGTGCTGGTGCTGGTGTAGAACCTATTTCAATGGTAATGATTCCTAAAAAAGGAAGCGACGCTGAAGGAGTTCGTGTACTTGACCTAAGCAAAGGAACAGAAACCAACAAGGCAATATCCGATTTAGGATTAATTATAACCGATCTTGTAAAAAGTTTCCTCCAAGTACAGTACGGTGAAGACTACTACGACGAAGGAGAATACATCGAACCTGAATACACTACAACCGATGGCCAAATAGACGAATAGGAACTGCCTCATGTTAAACATCCTAGGGATGATTATTTTAATTATCATCCTTTTTATCATTATTTTACTCTATATTGGAGTTAAAATTGCTTTTACATATGATAAAAAAGGCAGTGAATTTAAAGGATGTTTAAAAATACTTATTTTAAAAAAAATCAAGGTTTACTCACTTGAATTTCCCTCACAGGATGATGAGAAAACTAGCGAAGACGAAGATGAATCTGGTGAAAAGAAAAGGGACATCAAAAAGCTTTTGAAACTGGCTAAACCCTGTCTTACTTATTTTAAAGACTTTTTAAAGTCATTTGTAAAATGCATTCGCGTTCAAAAACTTCAAAACCATATTATTTTTGGTCTTGACTCCTACAGCGACACAGGAAAATACATCGGATACATTTGGGGACTGCTTGCAATCGTAAATACATCCCATAAAAATGCAAGGATAAGTGCCGAACCGAGCTTTAACGGAAGTGTTTTTGACGCAAAAGGTGAAAACGAACTGGAAATCAATATACTGAAATTAATACCTGCAGCGCTTAAGCTGATTTCAAAAAAAGAGGTTCGCAGTTTAATAAGTGGTGTTAGAAATGGATAAGGTCATAAGGGAATTTGCCGAAAGTCTTTTTGACATTGAAATCAAAAAGGAATACCACTTCAAAAAAATGTACGGATTCACTTTTGCTTTTGAAAGTGAATTTTGCATCATCAACAATAATGTAACATCCGCATCAATTTCACCGGTGGGAATAATTTATGAAGAAAATGGCCAATATTACCTGGCACCCCTATATGAGGTGGATGAAATTGATGAAGTTGTTAAGGAATTTGTGGAACAGGAAATCATTTAGGAAGAGGAATATTTTCACTCCTGCATATTACCTCAACCACCAATGGACCTTTAAGGTCACTTTCTAAAAGATACTCCAAATCAGAGAGATTATCAACCCTCACCGCATCAATGCCGTAACTTGAGGAAAGTTTTACAAAGTCAGGATTGTTGAGTTTAATCTGATATGCTTGCATATCATAGAAGTCTTCCTGCCATTGGCGGATGATTCCAAACTCCGAATTGTTCAATATGAATACTATAACATCAAGGTTATTGTCCTTAAGGGTTGCAAGTTCCTGAAGGTTCATTTGAAAATCACCGTCACCGTTGATGAGGATAATCTTTTCATCTGTTGCCAGACTTGCCCCTATAGCCGCCGGCAGGCCGTAACCCATAGGCGCCATACCTCCTGAAAATAGAAGCTGGCGTGGAGCTTTTGATTTTTTAAGAAGTGTTGTCCAGGTTGTGTGACTTCCCGCATCTGAAACAGTAATATTGTTGTCGAATTTATTTAAAATCCTTTTAATTGCAGCCTGCGGAGATAAATCATCATCCAGACCTTCAATTTCCAATTCATTTGGAATAGTGAGGATTTTATCAAGCCATTCAGTCTTTTTAAAGCTGATTTCTAAAAGAAAATCTTCAACTTTTCCGTGAATCGGGCAGTCCCCTATCAAAACGTCCTTGTTTATGTTTACATGTATGAGATTTTCAGGAATTTCTGGAAGTGTTCTCTCACTGGCTTTAATTCCAAGAGCAATAATGCAGTCTGCGTTTTCAAATGCATATTTTGCCCTTGGTGTTGAGCGTATCCCCACCATTCCAAGGTTTAAATTGTTTTCTTCAGATATTATGCCTTTAGCGTGAAATGTTGTTGTAACCGGAATCCGGTATTTTTCTGCAATCCTTTCAATATTTTCCTTTTGTGAGATTGCACCGGCTCCGAGAATAAATAAGGGTTTTTCGGCTGAATCGATAAGATTTTGCGCGTCACTTATTTTTGAGAGGTCATCTTCACACAGATAGCACAAATCAAAGTCATTGAAATCCTCTTCGAGAAGAACATCCTTTGAGAGATTGATATGAATCGGACCTTTCGGAATTGTTTTAAGCTCATATATTGCAGCTCTTAAAACATACATTGCCTCGGTTCCGTTTAAAGGATTGTATGATGCTTTTGTAATGTGTTTGAAGATATCTACCTGAGGCAGGCTTTGAAAGTGGTCTGAACCACGGTATTGAAGCTCATTGTCACCTGTAAGAACAAGTATCGGAACGTTGTCCTTAAATGCAGTAGCCAGTGCCATGGTAAAGTTTAAAGCACCAGGTGCTGCAGTTGCAATGCATACTCCGATTTTACCACTTGATCTGGTATATCCGTCTGCAGCATGAGCTGCAGCCTGTTCATGGCGGGTGAGGACGTGATTTATTGATGAGGCGGAAAGTGCCTTGTAAAGCGGCATAATCTGCTCGCCAGGAATTCCAAAAACAGTAGTGATTTCCTCCTCTTCAAGAATTTTTACAATCTTATCAGCTACATTCACTCTTCCGCCTCCTGATAGGAGCCGTTGTACTCACCTGAGCCTTCAACCGGATATACAACTGCCTGAGCAATCCTGTCACCTGATTTGATTTTAAAATCGTATTCACCGTGATTGTAGACCATAAACATCAGTGTTCCGTAAAATCCCGGATCTCCCACAGCAGTCTGAACTGAAACAAATGACCTTAAAAGTGTTGAGCGCGGAAGGTAAAGCATAGTGTATCCCTTAGGGATTTTGATTTTCCTTTTGATGCTTGCCAAGTATGCTGTGTGAGGCTTTAAAGTGTAGATATCCCCTTCAAGTTCCTTAATTTCAGGCAGATTCTTTTCATTGTCTATAAGTGAGCCTCCAGATGTCTGCACATATATTTTATCAAGTTCCAAATCAATTCCGGACGGCTGAACCAGGTCCTTGAAATCCGGAAACAGCTTTATGAGTTCTTTTTCACCGAGCATAATATCAAATCCTTTAATAATTTATATATAGTATTTAACTAATAAATTTTAATTGGTGATATAATGCCTGTAATTACAATTGCTGGAAACGACACAATAACATTAGAAAAGAAACGAGAAATGGTTAAAAAAGTTAGCGAAACAGTCGCTGAAGCATATGGTCTTCCTATTGAAGCAATAACCGTACTGGTTCAGCCATATGCAAAAGAAGACATTGGAGTAGCCGGCGGACTATTATCTGATAAGGAATAATTAAATTATTCCTTTACTTTTTTATACAAATCACCATCACGAACTACTAATTTTTTATCAATCAAATCTTCAAGATTCCTGTTGAGTTTTTCATCAAAGTTTTTGGTCTTATATCGAATCAGTGCTTTTTTAAT
Above is a window of uncultured Methanobrevibacter sp. DNA encoding:
- a CDS encoding GerW family sporulation protein is translated as MSNNIKTTVEELRKLISVDNVIGTPIETDDKILIPVMKMGVGFGAGENILGGQGADLAGAGAGVEPISMVMIPKKGSDAEGVRVLDLSKGTETNKAISDLGLIITDLVKSFLQVQYGEDYYDEGEYIEPEYTTTDGQIDE
- a CDS encoding DUF2953 domain-containing protein, yielding MIILIIILFIIILLYIGVKIAFTYDKKGSEFKGCLKILILKKIKVYSLEFPSQDDEKTSEDEDESGEKKRDIKKLLKLAKPCLTYFKDFLKSFVKCIRVQKLQNHIIFGLDSYSDTGKYIGYIWGLLAIVNTSHKNARISAEPSFNGSVFDAKGENELEINILKLIPAALKLISKKEVRSLISGVRNG
- a CDS encoding thiamine pyrophosphate-binding protein, which gives rise to MNVADKIVKILEEEEITTVFGIPGEQIMPLYKALSASSINHVLTRHEQAAAHAADGYTRSSGKIGVCIATAAPGALNFTMALATAFKDNVPILVLTGDNELQYRGSDHFQSLPQVDIFKHITKASYNPLNGTEAMYVLRAAIYELKTIPKGPIHINLSKDVLLEEDFNDFDLCYLCEDDLSKISDAQNLIDSAEKPLFILGAGAISQKENIERIAEKYRIPVTTTFHAKGIISEENNLNLGMVGIRSTPRAKYAFENADCIIALGIKASERTLPEIPENLIHVNINKDVLIGDCPIHGKVEDFLLEISFKKTEWLDKILTIPNELEIEGLDDDLSPQAAIKRILNKFDNNITVSDAGSHTTWTTLLKKSKAPRQLLFSGGMAPMGYGLPAAIGASLATDEKIILINGDGDFQMNLQELATLKDNNLDVIVFILNNSEFGIIRQWQEDFYDMQAYQIKLNNPDFVKLSSSYGIDAVRVDNLSDLEYLLESDLKGPLVVEVICRSENIPLPK
- a CDS encoding deoxyuridine 5'-triphosphate nucleotidohydrolase → MLGEKELIKLFPDFKDLVQPSGIDLELDKIYVQTSGGSLIDNEKNLPEIKELEGDIYTLKPHTAYLASIKRKIKIPKGYTMLYLPRSTLLRSFVSVQTAVGDPGFYGTLMFMVYNHGEYDFKIKSGDRIAQAVVYPVEGSGEYNGSYQEAEE
- the dmpI gene encoding 4-oxalocrotonate tautomerase DmpI, which translates into the protein MPVITIAGNDTITLEKKREMVKKVSETVAEAYGLPIEAITVLVQPYAKEDIGVAGGLLSDKE